A single region of the Fusobacterium varium genome encodes:
- a CDS encoding helix-turn-helix domain-containing protein: MELTLEQRKAKSLYAQGKTAVEIAKELNIGKSTIYRWIGNDELGFKESKKMANFNAGDMAGIIDESHKKLLIEISENPNKLLDPKTADALLKVSKVLESLGQRKEKEEAEQQEEEIRGVLIIDDITYESLKKTAEKNIGTSE; the protein is encoded by the coding sequence ATGGAGCTTACATTAGAGCAAAGAAAGGCAAAATCCTTATATGCACAAGGAAAAACAGCAGTAGAAATAGCAAAAGAATTGAATATAGGCAAAAGTACGATTTATCGTTGGATAGGGAATGATGAATTAGGTTTTAAAGAAAGTAAAAAAATGGCTAATTTCAATGCCGGGGATATGGCAGGGATTATAGATGAATCACATAAAAAGTTATTGATAGAAATCTCAGAAAATCCAAATAAGCTATTAGATCCTAAAACAGCAGATGCTCTTTTAAAAGTATCAAAGGTTTTAGAGAGTTTAGGGCAGAGAAAAGAAAAAGAAGAAGCCGAACAACAAGAAGAGGAAATTAGAGGAGTGTTGATTATAGATGACATCACTTATGAAAGTCTTAAAAAGACCGCAGAAAAGAATATCGGAACTTCTGAATAA
- a CDS encoding PBSX family phage terminase large subunit, translating into MTSLMKVLKRPQKRISELLNKNFYEVWLFWKESLYSRYVLKGGRGSAKSSHIAIFIVLSIILEPVSAVCFRKVGETLSRTVYEQIKWAIQFLGVEEYFKFKASPLEIIYVERGNKIIFLGVDDPQKSKSIKLADFPLALYWFEELAEFKTEAEVETVIRSITRGKLKNGLKYKGFFSYNPPQSKLHWVNKKYSFGGTDDNTYVHHSTYLDNPHISEQFLEDAENLKKRNELKYRHEYLGEAIGNGIIPFPNLQIRQITKEDLDNISIVRQGLDWGYGVDPVAFVRWGYSKKKKIIYALDEYYGVKRSNKNVAEYILSKGYEEPITCDSSEPKSIDDLREHELSAWGATKGKGSVEYGEKWLGDLEAIVIDPARTPNIAKEFQIIDYATDKDGNPLPRLEDKNNHTIDATRYAFERDMKKGKYVY; encoded by the coding sequence ATGACATCACTTATGAAAGTCTTAAAAAGACCGCAGAAAAGAATATCGGAACTTCTGAATAAAAATTTTTATGAAGTATGGCTTTTTTGGAAAGAATCATTATATTCAAGATATGTTCTTAAAGGTGGAAGGGGTTCTGCAAAATCTTCTCATATAGCTATATTCATAGTTCTAAGCATTATTCTTGAACCTGTCAGTGCAGTATGTTTCAGAAAGGTTGGGGAAACATTAAGCAGAACTGTTTACGAACAGATAAAATGGGCGATTCAATTCTTAGGTGTAGAAGAGTATTTTAAATTTAAAGCAAGTCCTTTAGAAATAATTTATGTAGAAAGAGGTAATAAGATTATATTTTTAGGGGTTGACGATCCTCAAAAAAGTAAATCAATTAAACTTGCAGATTTTCCTCTTGCACTTTATTGGTTTGAAGAACTTGCAGAGTTTAAGACAGAAGCAGAAGTTGAAACAGTTATTAGATCAATAACAAGAGGAAAATTAAAAAATGGGTTGAAATATAAAGGTTTCTTTTCTTATAATCCTCCTCAAAGCAAATTACATTGGGTAAATAAAAAATATAGCTTTGGTGGAACTGATGACAATACCTATGTACATCATTCTACATATTTGGACAATCCACATATTTCTGAACAATTTTTAGAAGATGCTGAGAATTTGAAAAAGAGAAATGAACTTAAATATAGACATGAATATTTAGGGGAGGCAATAGGAAATGGGATCATACCTTTCCCTAATCTTCAGATAAGGCAGATAACAAAAGAAGACTTAGATAATATTTCTATTGTTAGGCAGGGACTTGACTGGGGATATGGAGTCGATCCAGTTGCTTTTGTAAGATGGGGATATTCTAAAAAGAAAAAAATTATTTATGCTCTTGATGAATATTATGGAGTTAAGAGAAGTAATAAAAATGTCGCTGAGTATATTTTAAGCAAAGGTTATGAAGAACCGATAACTTGTGACAGTTCAGAACCTAAGTCTATTGATGATTTAAGAGAACATGAATTATCAGCTTGGGGGGCAACAAAAGGAAAAGGCTCTGTTGAGTATGGAGAGAAGTGGCTTGGAGATTTAGAAGCAATAGTAATAGATCCAGCAAGAACTCCAAATATAGCAAAAGAATTTCAAATTATAGATTATGCAACAGATAAAGATGGAAATCCTTTACCTCGTTTAGAAGATAAAAATAATCATACGATTGATGCAACAAGATATGCTTTTGAACGGGATATGAAAAAAGGAAAGTATGTGTACTAG
- a CDS encoding DUF1018 domain-containing protein produces MYPISEGQIKKIHVIKAEIRMSEEDYRAMLKGMFNVGSSKELSFQQAKKMIETLIKLYKKETGLTPAQLSRINHLADEIYKTNAYQRLKDCIERNIGYSVPPSALSKREATKIINVLEGIKRWLQKKQK; encoded by the coding sequence ATGTATCCAATAAGCGAGGGGCAAATAAAGAAAATTCATGTTATTAAAGCTGAAATCAGAATGTCTGAAGAAGATTATAGGGCAATGCTGAAAGGAATGTTTAATGTTGGGAGCTCAAAAGAATTGAGCTTCCAACAAGCCAAAAAAATGATTGAAACTTTAATAAAGCTATATAAAAAAGAAACAGGGCTTACTCCTGCACAGCTTAGCAGAATAAACCATTTAGCTGATGAAATATACAAGACAAATGCATACCAAAGGTTGAAGGACTGCATTGAAAGAAATATAGGTTATTCTGTACCACCTTCAGCTCTTTCTAAGAGAGAAGCAACTAAGATTATAAATGTTTTGGAGGGAATAAAGAGATGGCTGCAAAAGAAACAAAAATAA
- a CDS encoding sigma-70 family RNA polymerase sigma factor has product MSNMVAELKHWTKKRLSWEETKKLILEYRKGNLEARDKIIKYNLWVIGTVNLQYGNTEDGFQQGILGLLEALKKYDVESKTQFSTYAYYWVRQSIDRYVNKNTYRTSHNLIFLHKKLQKFEGTEEEFFRINHLNEKTIIALKRMSSKGDYELEREADLEDKGSLGEINRFILKDYVDDILKRYCTPDEEKLLRAIFFKVHGESQLARELKCTRQWINAEKHRILSKLRGAVSK; this is encoded by the coding sequence ATGAGCAATATGGTTGCTGAATTAAAACATTGGACTAAAAAAAGATTATCATGGGAAGAAACTAAAAAGTTAATCTTAGAGTATAGGAAAGGAAATCTTGAAGCAAGAGACAAAATAATTAAATATAATCTTTGGGTTATTGGAACTGTTAATCTTCAGTATGGAAATACTGAAGATGGTTTCCAACAGGGAATATTAGGACTTTTAGAAGCTTTAAAAAAATATGATGTAGAATCAAAAACTCAATTTTCTACCTATGCTTATTATTGGGTACGACAATCAATAGATAGATATGTAAATAAAAACACATATAGAACAAGCCATAATTTAATATTTTTGCATAAAAAATTACAGAAATTTGAAGGAACAGAGGAAGAATTTTTTAGAATAAATCATCTAAATGAAAAAACTATAATCGCTTTAAAAAGAATGAGCAGCAAAGGAGATTATGAATTAGAAAGAGAAGCAGATTTAGAAGATAAAGGAAGTTTAGGAGAAATTAATAGATTTATTTTAAAAGATTATGTAGATGATATATTGAAGAGGTATTGTACTCCTGATGAAGAAAAACTTTTAAGAGCTATCTTCTTTAAAGTGCATGGAGAAAGTCAATTAGCAAGAGAACTTAAATGTACACGACAGTGGATAAATGCTGAAAAGCATAGGATTTTATCTAAATTAAGAGGAGCTGTAAGCAAATGA
- a CDS encoding HU family DNA-binding protein has protein sequence MTKKDFAKVLFETGAFPSKAEAERKVDLFLTTIENTLAAGEELNFIGWGKFEIVERAERVGRNPKTGEEIKIEAKKTVKFKPGKTLVDKIN, from the coding sequence ATGACAAAAAAAGATTTTGCAAAAGTATTATTTGAAACAGGAGCATTCCCATCTAAAGCTGAGGCTGAAAGAAAAGTTGATCTTTTCCTTACAACTATAGAAAACACATTAGCAGCAGGAGAAGAATTAAACTTTATCGGATGGGGAAAATTTGAAATTGTTGAAAGAGCTGAAAGAGTTGGAAGAAACCCTAAAACTGGAGAAGAAATCAAAATTGAAGCTAAGAAAACAGTTAAATTTAAACCTGGAAAAACTTTAGTTGATAAAATTAACTAA
- a CDS encoding transposase, whose product MVKEYEGKELEKLLGKSRTQVLRLAEKEKWQVVKRKVGRTHKNFYLAEDVDNYLKTLTAVTVKPERIRTVAKIEANAIDELPLWNQRTAWARYILCNKLEERYSILSGSKGEIIEEFVATAEKEFPQQMEVIKKLSVPTLRRWFGVYLKNKTNPLALSSGHGANKGMRRIDAEVLEAIRGLYKSKNKPNMMFVYERIVAMFGTEAISYGTMRNYIKNDMTNIEKDKARMGSKEFKDTYTPYVVRGYDDIKAGQVWMSDGHDLEMMCYRGNKKKANGERYYGSPKLIVWIDVKSRLITGWTLSWTETTESIAIALKRGIEKYGVPEQLFTDNGKAYKSKVLKGTDELDGIYSSLGLEVSHALPYNAQSKHIERWFVDFKETFTKASITYKGGNIVERPERMRSFAMDKIAKGMILEQEELEAEIQNFINYKNHGYYALRRQAGLKAHRGKGMNNRTPLEVFNEENPAGQRKMLSDEKLRLLFLYEEIRTVQQNGIEYLGNTYVHENLYFHQREKVKIKFDPHDLRMVYVYLETGEFLCKAEKLETAGWSNDIDSIKAKKNRLKKIAKLEKEIINIREEEREETGVIEYNYERKEEHKYIEVKKNKKEIYLGNGIYQPID is encoded by the coding sequence ATGGTTAAAGAATATGAAGGTAAAGAACTTGAAAAGCTGCTTGGAAAGAGCAGAACACAAGTTTTAAGACTGGCAGAAAAAGAAAAATGGCAGGTGGTAAAAAGAAAAGTAGGCAGAACACATAAAAATTTTTATCTTGCTGAAGATGTAGATAACTATTTAAAAACTCTTACTGCAGTTACAGTTAAACCTGAAAGAATAAGAACAGTAGCTAAAATAGAAGCAAATGCAATAGATGAACTTCCACTTTGGAATCAGAGAACAGCATGGGCAAGATACATTTTATGCAATAAGCTGGAGGAAAGATACAGTATACTTTCAGGCAGTAAAGGAGAAATAATAGAGGAATTTGTGGCAACTGCAGAAAAAGAATTTCCACAGCAGATGGAAGTAATAAAAAAATTGAGTGTTCCTACTTTACGAAGATGGTTCGGAGTATATTTGAAAAATAAAACTAATCCTTTGGCACTTAGTTCCGGGCATGGAGCTAACAAGGGAATGAGAAGAATAGATGCAGAGGTTTTGGAAGCTATAAGAGGGCTTTATAAGAGTAAAAATAAGCCGAATATGATGTTTGTTTATGAAAGAATTGTAGCAATGTTTGGGACAGAAGCTATCTCTTACGGAACTATGAGAAATTACATAAAAAATGACATGACAAACATTGAAAAAGATAAGGCAAGAATGGGAAGTAAAGAGTTCAAAGATACTTATACTCCTTATGTTGTAAGGGGATATGATGATATAAAAGCCGGGCAAGTGTGGATGTCAGACGGGCATGACTTAGAAATGATGTGTTATAGAGGGAATAAAAAGAAAGCTAACGGAGAAAGATATTACGGCTCTCCAAAACTGATAGTATGGATTGATGTAAAAAGCAGACTTATTACAGGCTGGACACTTTCATGGACAGAAACAACTGAAAGTATAGCGATAGCTCTTAAAAGAGGGATTGAAAAATATGGAGTTCCTGAACAGCTGTTTACAGATAACGGGAAAGCTTATAAATCAAAAGTTCTTAAAGGAACAGATGAACTTGATGGTATTTATTCAAGTTTAGGCTTAGAAGTATCCCATGCACTTCCTTATAATGCACAAAGTAAGCATATAGAAAGATGGTTTGTAGACTTCAAAGAAACTTTCACAAAGGCTTCTATTACTTATAAAGGTGGAAATATAGTTGAAAGACCTGAAAGAATGAGATCCTTTGCAATGGATAAAATTGCTAAAGGAATGATATTAGAGCAGGAAGAACTTGAAGCAGAAATTCAGAATTTCATAAATTATAAAAATCACGGATATTATGCTTTAAGAAGACAAGCCGGGCTTAAAGCTCACAGAGGTAAAGGAATGAATAATAGAACACCTTTGGAAGTTTTCAATGAAGAAAATCCTGCAGGGCAAAGAAAAATGCTTTCTGATGAGAAATTAAGACTGTTATTCCTTTATGAAGAAATAAGAACAGTTCAGCAGAACGGAATTGAATATCTTGGAAATACTTATGTACATGAGAACTTGTATTTTCATCAAAGGGAAAAAGTTAAAATTAAATTTGATCCACATGATTTAAGAATGGTTTATGTGTACTTAGAAACTGGAGAGTTTTTATGTAAGGCTGAAAAACTTGAAACAGCTGGTTGGAGTAATGATATTGATTCAATCAAAGCTAAGAAAAACAGACTTAAAAAGATTGCAAAACTTGAAAAAGAAATTATTAACATCAGAGAGGAGGAGAGAGAAGAAACAGGAGTTATTGAATACAATTACGAAAGAAAAGAAGAACATAAATATATTGAAGTTAAGAAAAATAAAAAAGAAATATATCTTGGTAATGGAATATATCAACCGATTGATTAG
- a CDS encoding DNA adenine methylase, which yields MKIKKVFSYMGNKGKFYKEIKEIFEKSKKKKFVDLFAGGLEVPANLYIDVGADVFTNVKDTKMEYLIKLNEKNRVFTLFEKAVVEVYKNIPLSSTRNIYNTDKATFKKLKENYLKLIENVTEEEREVLILLGGVAGKSKSLSSNFYSEQKIKRLKEYLEVLKKLDIKTEFFNEKWQFSNSFIFLDPPYLLETGAEGKKGFNYEGDWTEKDDVRLVNFIKSNLGKNNIFMIFGSLNNNLQHLIKENFPAVKFEIKKYKRSFFGCSSERAEWYCMIK from the coding sequence ATGAAGATAAAAAAAGTTTTTAGTTATATGGGAAATAAAGGTAAATTTTATAAAGAAATTAAAGAAATATTTGAAAAAAGTAAGAAAAAAAAGTTTGTAGATCTGTTTGCAGGAGGTTTGGAAGTTCCAGCAAATTTATATATTGATGTAGGAGCAGATGTTTTTACAAATGTAAAAGATACAAAAATGGAATATTTAATAAAATTAAATGAAAAAAATAGAGTTTTCACTCTTTTTGAAAAAGCAGTAGTTGAAGTATATAAAAATATTCCTTTAAGTTCTACACGGAATATTTATAATACAGATAAAGCAACTTTTAAAAAATTAAAAGAAAATTACTTAAAACTAATAGAGAATGTAACTGAAGAGGAAAGAGAAGTTTTAATTCTTTTAGGAGGAGTTGCTGGAAAAAGTAAATCTCTTTCTTCAAATTTTTATTCTGAGCAGAAAATAAAAAGATTAAAGGAGTATCTTGAAGTATTAAAAAAATTAGATATAAAAACAGAGTTTTTTAACGAGAAATGGCAGTTTTCAAACAGCTTTATATTTTTAGATCCTCCATATCTTTTAGAAACAGGTGCTGAAGGTAAAAAAGGGTTTAACTATGAAGGAGATTGGACAGAAAAAGATGATGTTAGGCTTGTAAATTTTATAAAAAGTAATTTAGGAAAAAATAATATATTTATGATTTTTGGAAGCCTTAATAACAATCTTCAACATTTAATAAAAGAAAATTTTCCTGCAGTAAAATTTGAAATAAAAAAATATAAAAGATCCTTTTTTGGTTGCTCATCAGAAAGAGCAGAGTGGTATTGCATGATAAAATAA
- a CDS encoding AAA family ATPase produces MDALRRELEQFVENNGFSYSKVAKAMSIGTSTLSEFRNGTYKGDMKALAEKVQAFLDRHKTTMKRIKFSADTEVKKRVFYTIDMIQKYVASNVRERLLESAKIAYIFGRAGIGKTHALQEYVKSYKGRCIFITAENNITDVTMIRKIARELKLDYHGRMENLKEDIKDMLKFTETILIIDEGEHLKPKVIDIVRSIADQTGIGVVIAGTEKLKQQICSQRGEYEYLFSRAVINMSLKDLDIKDIRLIVTKFLGSEVDLYEDKEITEMINYINLTVKGSARQLSNLLSLASDIASRPENFADTKGRITIEYIKAAITMLSIM; encoded by the coding sequence ATGGACGCATTAAGAAGAGAATTAGAGCAATTTGTAGAAAATAATGGTTTCAGCTATTCCAAAGTAGCGAAAGCAATGAGTATAGGAACAAGTACACTTTCAGAATTTAGAAATGGTACTTATAAAGGAGATATGAAGGCTCTTGCTGAAAAAGTACAGGCATTTTTAGATAGACATAAAACTACTATGAAAAGAATTAAGTTTTCTGCAGATACAGAAGTAAAGAAAAGAGTTTTCTACACAATAGACATGATTCAAAAATATGTGGCTTCAAATGTAAGAGAAAGATTGCTTGAAAGTGCAAAAATTGCCTATATCTTTGGAAGAGCAGGAATAGGAAAAACTCATGCTTTACAGGAATATGTAAAAAGCTATAAAGGAAGATGTATCTTTATAACTGCTGAAAACAATATAACTGATGTAACTATGATTAGAAAAATTGCTAGAGAATTAAAACTTGATTATCATGGCAGAATGGAAAACTTAAAGGAAGATATAAAAGATATGCTGAAATTTACTGAAACAATATTAATTATTGATGAGGGAGAACACTTAAAACCGAAAGTGATTGATATTGTAAGAAGTATAGCAGACCAAACAGGAATTGGAGTAGTAATTGCAGGAACAGAAAAATTGAAACAGCAAATATGCTCACAAAGAGGAGAATATGAGTATTTATTCAGCAGAGCTGTAATAAATATGTCTTTAAAAGATTTAGATATCAAAGATATAAGACTTATTGTAACAAAGTTTTTAGGCAGTGAAGTAGATCTTTATGAAGATAAAGAAATTACTGAAATGATAAATTATATAAATCTTACTGTAAAAGGATCTGCAAGACAGCTTTCAAATCTTTTGAGCTTAGCTTCAGATATAGCTTCAAGACCTGAAAATTTTGCAGATACAAAAGGTAGAATCACAATAGAGTATATAAAAGCAGCAATCACAATGCTTTCAATAATGTAG
- a CDS encoding phage portal protein codes for MNFFKQWLFKKMCSVMYGGESSFDSSEYMATISQQGAFMIAMKKKIKACQNIEFSVYKQSNEGKEKLTKHTLVNLFKMINKNTSFNDFIDYFLVWYEGYDNGVLLEVVKGLSNFCPDLYIHNPNNFTVHYEGNNISRIEIMNPHRNISGEELENFMWIRSPNYSNVKDGVSGQGTTLGYSKHNAFAIWGAYVKKAWEWNWSLAKNLGKPGGILSTEGYVDKEDRKEISDKYTASNGGSNHAGKPLVLGSGLKYQDTSRAPIDTDWNAGEQKAYERTAISTGVPAELVGGGESTYQNRRHAKKELYKDEIIPFFNNLKGWLNYLLRDYLKEGEFIDYDLTGIDELKEDISEVIKNLEPIKNRVTINEYRKFLSKMTDIELEDLGKKGDVILVSAGDVTLDETLEVIDTEMEKEDDI; via the coding sequence ATGAATTTTTTTAAACAATGGTTATTTAAAAAGATGTGCTCTGTTATGTATGGTGGAGAATCTTCTTTTGACAGTTCTGAATACATGGCAACAATTTCACAGCAAGGAGCATTTATGATTGCTATGAAAAAGAAAATAAAAGCCTGTCAGAACATTGAGTTTTCTGTATATAAGCAATCAAATGAAGGAAAAGAAAAATTAACTAAACATACTCTTGTAAATCTTTTTAAGATGATAAATAAGAATACTTCATTCAATGATTTTATAGATTATTTTCTTGTTTGGTATGAAGGATATGATAATGGAGTTTTATTGGAAGTTGTAAAAGGGCTTTCTAATTTTTGTCCTGACTTATATATACATAATCCTAATAATTTTACTGTCCATTATGAAGGAAACAATATTTCAAGAATTGAAATTATGAATCCTCATAGAAACATATCAGGAGAAGAATTAGAAAATTTTATGTGGATAAGAAGTCCAAATTATTCAAATGTAAAAGATGGAGTTTCAGGGCAAGGGACAACATTAGGATATAGTAAACATAATGCTTTTGCAATTTGGGGAGCTTATGTAAAAAAGGCTTGGGAGTGGAACTGGAGCTTAGCTAAAAATCTTGGAAAGCCGGGGGGAATATTATCAACAGAAGGATATGTTGACAAGGAAGATAGAAAAGAAATTTCAGATAAATATACAGCAAGTAATGGAGGCTCTAATCATGCAGGAAAACCTTTGGTACTAGGTTCAGGTTTGAAATATCAGGATACTTCTCGTGCTCCTATTGATACAGATTGGAATGCAGGTGAACAAAAAGCATATGAAAGAACAGCTATTTCTACAGGAGTTCCAGCAGAGCTTGTAGGTGGAGGAGAGTCTACTTATCAAAATAGGAGACATGCCAAAAAAGAACTGTATAAAGATGAGATAATTCCTTTTTTTAATAATCTTAAAGGGTGGTTGAACTATTTACTGAGAGATTATTTGAAAGAAGGAGAGTTTATAGATTATGACCTTACAGGAATAGATGAATTAAAAGAAGATATAAGCGAGGTTATAAAAAATCTTGAACCGATTAAAAATCGGGTAACAATTAATGAATACAGAAAATTTCTTTCAAAAATGACTGATATTGAATTGGAAGATTTAGGAAAAAAAGGAGATGTAATACTGGTTAGTGCTGGAGATGTTACTCTTGACGAAACTTTGGAAGTAATAGATACAGAAATGGAAAAAGAAGATGATATTTAA
- a CDS encoding phage integrase N-terminal SAM-like domain-containing protein, translating to MFEKFYFDLLSLKTEMQFRGYSISTQKTYYKTVKEFLEITGKEVINIKRDDIIRYLDNNLKLLDVNTVLVKLNALEFFFTEILGIDIAENIRKYKRKFKTKEFLSMEQLNILVSSVPTRERLIYKIVIETGMIVDEVMDLTVKDLNLKNNTWELKGCEITKELATEITDYTEKNYLEYYIFTLLKREEKELPQTARYWLRRHTKEVLGQVYSFNDIRHSIALEMIKKGDEKGAVEYLGIKTVFSLRQFYKRAGYDYYKEK from the coding sequence ATGTTTGAAAAGTTCTATTTTGACCTTTTGAGCTTGAAGACAGAGATGCAGTTCAGAGGATACAGTATATCAACTCAAAAAACATATTATAAAACAGTTAAGGAATTTTTAGAAATTACAGGAAAAGAAGTTATTAACATCAAAAGAGATGATATTATCAGATATTTAGATAACAATTTAAAACTTTTAGATGTAAATACAGTTCTTGTTAAATTAAATGCTTTAGAATTTTTCTTTACTGAGATACTGGGAATAGACATTGCAGAAAACATAAGAAAATATAAAAGAAAATTTAAAACAAAAGAATTCTTGTCAATGGAGCAGTTGAACATTTTAGTTTCTTCAGTTCCAACGAGGGAAAGACTTATTTATAAGATAGTTATTGAAACGGGAATGATTGTAGATGAAGTGATGGATCTTACAGTGAAAGATCTAAACCTAAAAAATAATACTTGGGAACTTAAAGGCTGTGAGATAACAAAAGAACTGGCAACAGAAATAACAGATTATACAGAGAAAAACTACTTGGAATACTATATTTTTACTCTTTTAAAAAGAGAAGAAAAAGAATTGCCACAGACTGCTAGGTATTGGCTGAGAAGACATACAAAGGAAGTTTTAGGACAAGTTTACAGCTTTAATGACATTAGACACAGCATAGCTCTTGAAATGATTAAAAAAGGAGATGAGAAAGGAGCTGTTGAGTATTTGGGAATTAAAACAGTATTTTCCCTTAGACAGTTTTATAAAAGAGCAGGATATGATTATTACAAAGAAAAATAA
- a CDS encoding LexA family transcriptional regulator has protein sequence MYNLAQNIANIRIKKMYTQKGLADALGVSKGTITSYEAGVRVPPIDKLEEMAKLFNIKITDFFVDNIENINFFEKCSTNSRIPIVSHASAGTGKGTFEGDEILDYLELPDKIGKKGDFGTYVIGDSMSPKILDGDIVFIKKMDSLDDGDIGLFKLNEQIFIKKFKYNPFTEETFLMPINKEYNIIPIKSSDDFSVIGKVICKLDYNF, from the coding sequence ATGTATAACTTAGCCCAAAATATAGCTAATATAAGGATTAAAAAAATGTATACACAAAAAGGGCTTGCAGATGCTTTAGGAGTAAGTAAAGGAACAATTACAAGCTATGAAGCAGGAGTAAGAGTTCCTCCTATTGATAAATTAGAAGAAATGGCTAAATTATTTAATATTAAAATTACAGATTTTTTTGTTGATAATATTGAAAATATTAATTTTTTTGAAAAGTGTTCTACTAATAGTAGGATACCCATTGTTTCTCATGCATCAGCAGGAACTGGAAAAGGTACTTTTGAAGGAGATGAAATTCTTGATTATTTAGAGCTACCTGATAAAATAGGAAAAAAAGGAGATTTTGGAACTTATGTTATTGGCGATTCGATGTCTCCTAAAATTTTAGATGGAGATATTGTTTTTATAAAAAAGATGGATAGTCTTGATGATGGAGATATTGGTCTATTTAAGTTAAATGAACAAATTTTTATAAAAAAGTTCAAATACAATCCCTTTACAGAAGAAACATTTTTAATGCCTATTAATAAAGAATATAATATTATTCCAATAAAATCTTCAGATGATTTTTCTGTAATAGGTAAAGTTATTTGTAAGTTAGATTATAATTTTTAG
- a CDS encoding helix-turn-helix domain-containing protein: MAEFITTNQAAKKLCVSVETIYNMLRDGRLGGRYSKGAGKTKGSWLVSVESIELFKKHTTIKSIYQLKEESIQGTLF; this comes from the coding sequence ATGGCAGAATTTATAACAACAAATCAAGCTGCAAAAAAATTATGTGTTTCAGTAGAAACTATTTATAATATGCTCAGAGATGGACGACTTGGTGGAAGATATAGTAAAGGTGCAGGAAAAACAAAAGGAAGTTGGCTTGTAAGTGTAGAAAGCATAGAATTGTTTAAAAAGCATACTACAATAAAAAGTATATACCAATTAAAAGAAGAAAGTATTCAAGGAACATTGTTCTAA
- a CDS encoding DUF3164 family protein produces MVDLKNLTTEQKKALFEEIKKEEREKEKRKAEARETYKNLVAETVERNFKKLEGVSEMLSQVKKAVYEDFKTALEMKAELFGVKENQQTHTFTTAEGLTITIGHRVTDNFDDTVHAGIEKVKGYISKVTAGEKAELEELINLLLKKDKNGNLKASRVLELERIAEKINDEELKDGVQIIKEAYKPTKTSTFIEAYYKDEQGKKVYLPLSIVNAEG; encoded by the coding sequence ATGGTAGATTTAAAAAATTTAACAACAGAACAAAAAAAGGCTTTATTTGAGGAGATAAAAAAAGAAGAAAGAGAGAAAGAAAAAAGAAAAGCTGAAGCAAGAGAAACTTATAAAAATCTTGTAGCAGAAACAGTAGAAAGAAACTTTAAAAAATTAGAAGGTGTTTCTGAAATGCTTTCACAAGTAAAAAAAGCTGTGTATGAAGACTTTAAAACTGCTCTTGAAATGAAAGCAGAGCTATTTGGAGTTAAAGAAAATCAGCAAACTCACACTTTCACAACAGCAGAAGGGCTTACGATAACAATCGGACATAGAGTAACAGATAACTTTGATGATACAGTTCATGCAGGGATAGAGAAAGTAAAGGGATATATTTCTAAAGTTACTGCAGGGGAAAAAGCAGAACTGGAAGAACTTATAAATCTTTTATTGAAAAAAGATAAAAATGGAAACTTAAAGGCTTCAAGAGTTTTGGAACTTGAAAGAATAGCAGAAAAAATTAATGATGAAGAGTTAAAAGATGGAGTTCAAATTATTAAAGAAGCCTATAAGCCAACAAAAACAAGTACATTCATAGAGGCTTATTATAAAGATGAGCAAGGGAAAAAAGTATATCTTCCACTTAGTATAGTAAATGCGGAGGGATAA